In a single window of the Arachis hypogaea cultivar Tifrunner chromosome 6, arahy.Tifrunner.gnm2.J5K5, whole genome shotgun sequence genome:
- the LOC112695957 gene encoding uncharacterized protein has translation MAMAVEVAMWIAKMVWIALSGWISSCLTVADEVASSLRSGDIGPFHVG, from the coding sequence ATGGCCATGGCAGTGGAAGTGGCCATGTGGATTGCGAAGATGGTGTGGATAGCTCTAAGCGGCTGGATTTCTTCGTGTTTGACTGTTGCTGATGAGGTTGCTTCATCTCTTCGCTCTGGTGATATTGGTCCCTTCCATGTCGGTTGA
- the LOC112695958 gene encoding uncharacterized protein isoform X2, whose amino-acid sequence MSSGSVRRVSRQDIQLVQNLIERCLQLYMSQKEVVDTLLKQAKIEPGFTELVWQKLEEENQEFFQAYYLRLMLKQQIMQFNRLLEQQVELMHISPTVVASLPTSNGTHIPTVASLPVSNGSHVTAVSSLSTSNGSHIPAMPQNPTCYAAERAQAGLKLENMQHPVDSGLSNVFNNGGSTLHPSMHAAVNMSAPGNRINGPPSMISAQSSNMGSIQGINGGMIKSEPGYSGCSAYMFGTEGSVLDARPTIGDASVTSFPNVESNSQPLNEAVLDPETSSYGFLGLIPRNFSLSDLTAHFSQSSDILESYPRSPFLAADNENFLERGEQDNNRLDSISEGLSYEVEDFGSE is encoded by the exons ATGTCAAGCGGATCCGTGAGACGGGTCTCCCGTCAAGATATTCAGCTT GTTCAAAATCTAATTGAACGATGCTTACAACTATATATGAGCCAGAAAGAAGTAGTGGACACACTACTAAAGCAAGCCAAAATAGAGCCTGGTTTCACAGAATTGG TTTGGCAAAAGCTTGAAGAAGAGAACCAAGAGTTTTTCCAGGCCTATTATTTAAGGTTGATGTTGAAGCAGCAAATCATGCAGTTCAACAGGTTGTTGGAGCAACAGGTGGAATTAATGCATATTTCCCCAACTGTTGTTGCATCTCTACCTACCTCAAATGGGACACATATCCCCACAGTGGCATCACTACCTGTGTCTAATGGGTCACATGTCACCGCTGTTTCATCACTATCCACCTCTAATGGTTCACATATCCCTGCAA TGCCTCAGAATCCCACTTGTTACGCTGCGGAGCGAGCCCAAGCAGGTTTGAAGCTGGAAAATATGCAACATCCAGTTGATTCTGGTTTATCTAATGTTTTTAATAATGGTGGATCAACACTCCATCCAAGTATGCATGCTGCAGTTAATATGTCTGCCCCTGGCAATAGGATAAATGGTCCTCCAAGCATGATTTCTGCTCAATCCTCTAACATGGGGTCGATACAAGGAATTAATGGAGGGATGATCAAATCCGAACCTGGATATTCAGGTTGTTCTGCTTACATGTTTGGCACTGAGGGAAGTGTCCTGGATGCACGCCCGACTATTGGTGATGCTTCGGTTACATCATTCCCCAATGTCGAATCCAACTCACAACCTCTAAATGAGGCAGTCCTGGATCCAGAAACTTCTTCATATGGATTTTTAGGGCTGATTCCTAGAAATTTTAGCCTTTCAGACCTGACTGCACATTTTTCTCAGAGTTCTG ATATACTGGAGAGCTACCCTAGGTCACCCTTCCTTGCTGCTGATAATGAGAACTTCCTTGAAAGAGGAGAACAAG ACAATAACAGGCTGGATTCCATATCAGAAGGCTTGAGTTATGAAGTTGAAGATTTTGGAAGTGAATAA
- the LOC112695958 gene encoding uncharacterized protein isoform X1 produces MSSGSVRRVSRQDIQLVQNLIERCLQLYMSQKEVVDTLLKQAKIEPGFTELVWQKLEEENQEFFQAYYLRLMLKQQIMQFNRLLEQQVELMHISPTVVASLPTSNGTHIPTVASLPVSNGSHVTAVSSLSTSNGSHIPAMPQNPTCYAAERAQAGLKLENMQHPVDSGLSNVFNNGGSTLHPSMHAAVNMSAPGNRINGPPSMISAQSSNMGSIQGINGGMIKSEPGYSGCSAYMFGTEGSVLDARPTIGDASVTSFPNVESNSQPLNEAVLDPETSSYGFLGLIPRNFSLSDLTAHFSQSSDILESYPRSPFLAADNENFLERGEQVDNNRLDSISEGLSYEVEDFGSE; encoded by the exons ATGTCAAGCGGATCCGTGAGACGGGTCTCCCGTCAAGATATTCAGCTT GTTCAAAATCTAATTGAACGATGCTTACAACTATATATGAGCCAGAAAGAAGTAGTGGACACACTACTAAAGCAAGCCAAAATAGAGCCTGGTTTCACAGAATTGG TTTGGCAAAAGCTTGAAGAAGAGAACCAAGAGTTTTTCCAGGCCTATTATTTAAGGTTGATGTTGAAGCAGCAAATCATGCAGTTCAACAGGTTGTTGGAGCAACAGGTGGAATTAATGCATATTTCCCCAACTGTTGTTGCATCTCTACCTACCTCAAATGGGACACATATCCCCACAGTGGCATCACTACCTGTGTCTAATGGGTCACATGTCACCGCTGTTTCATCACTATCCACCTCTAATGGTTCACATATCCCTGCAA TGCCTCAGAATCCCACTTGTTACGCTGCGGAGCGAGCCCAAGCAGGTTTGAAGCTGGAAAATATGCAACATCCAGTTGATTCTGGTTTATCTAATGTTTTTAATAATGGTGGATCAACACTCCATCCAAGTATGCATGCTGCAGTTAATATGTCTGCCCCTGGCAATAGGATAAATGGTCCTCCAAGCATGATTTCTGCTCAATCCTCTAACATGGGGTCGATACAAGGAATTAATGGAGGGATGATCAAATCCGAACCTGGATATTCAGGTTGTTCTGCTTACATGTTTGGCACTGAGGGAAGTGTCCTGGATGCACGCCCGACTATTGGTGATGCTTCGGTTACATCATTCCCCAATGTCGAATCCAACTCACAACCTCTAAATGAGGCAGTCCTGGATCCAGAAACTTCTTCATATGGATTTTTAGGGCTGATTCCTAGAAATTTTAGCCTTTCAGACCTGACTGCACATTTTTCTCAGAGTTCTG ATATACTGGAGAGCTACCCTAGGTCACCCTTCCTTGCTGCTGATAATGAGAACTTCCTTGAAAGAGGAGAACAAG TAGACAATAACAGGCTGGATTCCATATCAGAAGGCTTGAGTTATGAAGTTGAAGATTTTGGAAGTGAATAA